A genome region from Nocardioides cynanchi includes the following:
- a CDS encoding DUF5719 family protein has product MSRSGRRIRIPEVARRQRTRRIDATTVLAVVLPLLTVGVLALVRQPPTHTTDQPPALTQLTRSLVVCPSAAPGSPDAAVSTTNGTAGNVTVLAGTTSRDVAVRPWASTPVTGTGTLTVKGSDALAPGLLAARAGTSPVTGLDCPNPASDQWFTGVGARSDHDSVIELTNPDSGPAVADISLLAHKTFSVRRLRGITIPGHKTVTLELGSVVPRRPLLTAHVVVSRGRLAVGVLDMFSAVGGKQVQREWLPRQLAPEPDSLLLGLPTGSGSRTLQLANPTADVVRAEIRIVTGDTSFVPAGMKPVTIAPGSTVAVSLTQALGKALGDGAVGVAIHATGAVTASLRTTLAGDRVLTVPDQVVGQEAATLLPVATGAGAKQHQVSARVLLAADASGSVTVTAYDASGTRILQRTVGTQKGRVASITLPTGAALVDVVPKGTTVNGSVVVTGQGATVIPLHELLVKGLVPQISPGQD; this is encoded by the coding sequence ATGAGCCGGTCCGGACGGCGGATCCGGATCCCCGAGGTGGCGCGTCGCCAGCGCACCCGCAGGATCGACGCGACCACGGTGCTGGCGGTGGTCCTGCCGCTGTTGACCGTGGGGGTGCTGGCGCTGGTCCGCCAGCCACCCACGCACACGACCGACCAGCCGCCGGCGCTCACCCAGCTGACCCGGTCGCTGGTGGTGTGTCCCTCGGCCGCACCCGGCTCGCCCGACGCGGCCGTCTCGACCACCAACGGCACGGCCGGCAACGTCACCGTCCTGGCCGGTACGACGTCCCGCGACGTCGCCGTCCGGCCCTGGGCGTCGACGCCGGTGACCGGCACCGGGACGCTGACGGTCAAGGGGTCCGACGCCCTGGCGCCGGGGCTGCTGGCCGCCCGCGCCGGCACGTCTCCGGTGACGGGTCTGGACTGCCCCAACCCGGCCTCGGACCAGTGGTTCACCGGGGTGGGCGCCCGCTCCGACCACGACTCCGTGATCGAGCTGACCAACCCCGACTCGGGGCCGGCCGTGGCCGACATCTCGCTGCTGGCGCACAAGACGTTCAGCGTCCGCCGGCTCCGCGGGATCACGATCCCGGGGCACAAGACGGTCACCCTCGAGCTCGGCTCGGTGGTGCCCCGGCGTCCTCTGCTGACCGCCCACGTCGTCGTCTCCCGCGGCCGGCTCGCGGTCGGCGTGCTCGACATGTTCAGCGCCGTCGGCGGCAAGCAGGTCCAGCGTGAGTGGCTCCCGCGCCAGCTCGCCCCCGAGCCGGACAGCCTCCTGCTCGGTCTGCCGACCGGGTCCGGGAGCCGCACCCTCCAGCTCGCCAACCCGACGGCCGACGTGGTGCGCGCCGAGATCCGGATCGTCACCGGTGACACCAGCTTCGTGCCGGCCGGGATGAAGCCGGTGACCATCGCACCCGGGTCCACGGTGGCGGTCTCGCTCACCCAGGCGCTCGGCAAGGCGCTGGGGGACGGCGCCGTGGGGGTCGCGATCCACGCCACCGGCGCGGTCACCGCCTCCCTGCGGACCACCCTGGCGGGCGACCGCGTGCTGACCGTGCCCGACCAGGTGGTCGGTCAGGAGGCGGCCACTCTGCTGCCGGTCGCGACCGGTGCGGGTGCCAAGCAGCACCAGGTCAGTGCCCGGGTGCTGCTCGCGGCCGACGCGTCGGGCTCGGTCACGGTCACGGCGTACGACGCCTCCGGCACGCGCATCCTGCAGCGCACGGTCGGGACCCAGAAGGGCCGCGTCGCCTCGATCACCCTGCCGACGGGTGCAGCGCTCGTGGACGTCGTACCCAAGGGCACGACCGTGAACGGCTCGGTGGTGGTCACCGGCCAGGGCGCCACGGTGATCCCGCTGCACGAGCTGCTGGTCAAGGGCCTGGTGCCGCAGATCTCACCGGGCCAGGACTGA
- a CDS encoding glycosyltransferase family 2 protein, with translation MNPRVVAVLVSHDGSRWLPAVVDGIRAQTAPLAGVVCVDTGSGDGSPALLLEAFDEVVTVPGSTSYPEAVQVALAQVDPDDADWIWLLHDDSNPAPDALEWLLAAAAEDSHADVLGPKLREWPSLKRLLEVGVTISGTGRRETGLETGEYDQGQHDKVRPVLAVNTAGMLVRRAVFDRLGGLDENLPIFGNDVDFGWRAAAAGVRTVVVPQAVVFHAEAAHRGVRRTPLTGRHTHFQERRAAIFTLLANTPGRALPWQLVRLFFGTLLRMVGFLVVRSAGEAFDEVGALFSVYVRPGEVRRARRARASSAGDHDPRPLLAPWWVPYRHGLDFVGDIAAAATNQAQDVADRRRAAKEAEAPTPVPIRRPSVVDEDAPEEDSGLVARFLTNPLAISMTLVVGLSVFGAREAFGHVTGGGLAPAPTSAAALWRLWTESWHALGTGTPVPAPAYALPLALLGFLLGGSAAAAISALLLLAVPLALWGAWRLLRVVGRLVDPGGSPRWLVALGAATYALVPVTSGAWGDGRLGVVVAAALLPWLAHAALGFADPEVDRRWRAAWRSGLLLALCAACTPVAWVFAIVLALVVLIIAYAVTRSLPRGRDVWGPPAVTLGVVPLLLAPWWLPAIWHGAGSLLLLETGRQPYPPLSTSDLLLGRFGAGTGAPGWLGALLVVLAVLALIPRATRIPVLVTWLVAVVAAVTATVLSVIRLPLPGGSVRPGIAFDMVVLHGCFVLAALLGAQGLVTILRRSRAEHHEVLLVGLAVVAAIVPAVGLAWFVVQGPGDLANSDNSGIPAYMTDDAVAEPANGILLITGDTAHGLRFTVRRGAGDTVGENEIQYASKPDPAFTADVRALVSRPTPTVVSDLAGAGIHYIVLPAPADGDVAAGLDATDGLVQASAESRTTRAWRVGVPVDPHAMDGPRSVPRVVLLVVQGVALVLVLILCLPTWRTGRRRDDS, from the coding sequence GTGAATCCGAGGGTCGTGGCTGTGCTGGTGAGCCACGACGGGTCCCGGTGGTTGCCGGCGGTCGTGGACGGGATCCGCGCGCAGACCGCCCCGCTCGCCGGGGTCGTCTGCGTCGACACCGGTAGCGGTGACGGGAGTCCGGCCCTGCTGCTCGAGGCGTTCGACGAGGTCGTCACGGTGCCCGGCAGCACGTCGTACCCCGAGGCGGTGCAGGTCGCCCTGGCCCAGGTCGACCCGGACGACGCCGACTGGATCTGGCTGCTCCACGACGACAGCAACCCGGCGCCCGACGCCCTCGAGTGGTTGCTGGCCGCCGCGGCCGAGGACTCCCACGCCGACGTGCTCGGCCCCAAGCTGCGGGAGTGGCCGTCGCTGAAGCGGCTGCTCGAGGTCGGCGTGACCATCTCCGGCACCGGCCGGCGGGAGACCGGCCTCGAGACCGGTGAGTACGACCAGGGCCAGCACGACAAGGTCCGTCCGGTCCTGGCGGTCAACACCGCCGGCATGCTCGTACGGCGCGCGGTCTTCGACCGGCTCGGCGGCCTCGACGAGAACCTCCCGATCTTCGGCAACGACGTCGACTTCGGCTGGCGCGCCGCGGCGGCCGGGGTGCGCACCGTCGTGGTGCCGCAGGCCGTGGTCTTCCACGCCGAGGCCGCGCACCGCGGGGTGCGCCGCACGCCGCTGACCGGGCGGCACACGCACTTCCAGGAGCGCCGGGCCGCGATCTTCACGCTGTTGGCCAACACCCCGGGCCGGGCCCTGCCCTGGCAGCTGGTCCGGCTGTTCTTCGGCACGCTGCTGCGGATGGTCGGGTTCCTGGTGGTGCGCTCGGCCGGTGAGGCGTTCGACGAGGTCGGTGCGCTGTTCTCGGTCTACGTGCGACCGGGTGAGGTACGACGCGCACGCCGGGCGCGGGCCTCCAGCGCCGGCGACCACGACCCGCGACCGTTGCTGGCGCCGTGGTGGGTGCCCTACCGGCACGGTCTCGACTTCGTCGGCGACATCGCCGCCGCGGCGACCAACCAGGCCCAGGACGTCGCCGACCGTCGTCGGGCGGCCAAGGAGGCCGAGGCCCCGACCCCGGTGCCGATCCGGCGACCGAGCGTGGTCGACGAGGACGCTCCGGAGGAGGACTCCGGGCTGGTCGCGCGCTTCCTGACCAACCCGCTCGCGATCTCGATGACGCTCGTCGTCGGGCTCTCGGTCTTCGGCGCCCGCGAGGCGTTCGGGCACGTCACCGGTGGCGGCCTGGCCCCGGCGCCGACCTCGGCGGCCGCCCTGTGGCGTCTCTGGACCGAGTCCTGGCACGCCCTCGGGACCGGCACGCCGGTCCCGGCGCCGGCCTACGCCTTGCCGCTGGCCCTCCTCGGCTTCCTGCTCGGCGGCAGCGCGGCCGCGGCGATCTCGGCGCTGCTGCTGCTGGCCGTGCCCCTCGCGCTCTGGGGCGCCTGGCGCCTGCTGCGGGTCGTCGGCCGCCTGGTCGACCCCGGCGGCTCGCCGCGCTGGCTGGTGGCGCTCGGCGCGGCGACGTACGCGCTCGTGCCGGTGACCTCCGGCGCGTGGGGTGACGGACGGCTCGGCGTGGTCGTCGCCGCCGCGCTGCTGCCGTGGCTGGCACATGCGGCCCTGGGCTTCGCGGACCCGGAGGTCGACCGGCGGTGGCGGGCCGCCTGGCGCTCCGGCCTGCTGCTGGCGCTCTGTGCGGCGTGCACCCCCGTCGCGTGGGTCTTCGCGATCGTGCTGGCACTGGTCGTCCTCATCATCGCGTACGCCGTCACCCGCTCGCTGCCGCGCGGCCGCGACGTCTGGGGCCCGCCCGCGGTGACCCTGGGCGTCGTACCCCTGCTGCTGGCGCCGTGGTGGCTGCCCGCGATCTGGCACGGGGCCGGATCGCTGCTGCTCCTGGAGACCGGCCGGCAGCCCTATCCGCCGCTCTCGACCAGTGACCTGCTGCTCGGCCGGTTCGGGGCGGGCACCGGCGCGCCGGGCTGGCTCGGGGCCCTCCTGGTCGTGCTGGCGGTGCTGGCCCTGATCCCGCGGGCGACCCGGATCCCGGTGCTGGTCACGTGGTTGGTGGCGGTCGTGGCGGCGGTGACGGCCACCGTGCTGTCGGTGATCCGGCTCCCGCTGCCCGGCGGCTCGGTGCGCCCGGGCATCGCCTTCGACATGGTGGTGCTGCACGGCTGCTTCGTGCTCGCGGCGCTGCTCGGTGCTCAGGGGCTGGTGACGATCCTGCGGCGCTCACGCGCCGAGCACCACGAGGTGCTGCTCGTGGGCCTGGCGGTGGTCGCGGCGATCGTCCCGGCCGTCGGCCTGGCGTGGTTCGTGGTGCAGGGCCCCGGTGACCTCGCCAACAGCGACAACTCGGGGATCCCGGCGTACATGACCGACGACGCCGTCGCCGAGCCGGCGAACGGCATCCTGCTGATCACCGGCGACACCGCCCATGGCCTGCGCTTCACCGTCCGACGGGGGGCCGGCGACACCGTGGGGGAGAACGAGATCCAGTACGCCTCGAAGCCGGACCCCGCGTTCACCGCGGACGTCCGGGCGCTGGTCTCGCGGCCGACCCCGACCGTCGTCTCCGACCTCGCCGGTGCCGGCATCCACTACATCGTGCTGCCCGCGCCGGCCGACGGCGACGTCGCCGCCGGCCTGGACGCCACCGACGGGCTCGTGCAGGCCAGCGCCGAGAGCCGGACGACCCGGGCCTGGCGGGTCGGCGTACCGGTCGACCCGCATGCCATGGACGGCCCCCGGTCAGTGCCGCGCGTGGTGCTGCTCGTCGTGCAGGGCGTCGCCCTGGTGCTCGTGCTGATCTTGTGCCTGCCGACCTGGCGCACCGGCCGACGGAGGGACGACTCATGA
- a CDS encoding WhiB family transcriptional regulator: protein MRELFLLEADAEEAGWQERALCAQTDPEAFFPEKGGSTREAKKVCLTCDVRGDCLEYALMNDERFGIWGGLSERERRKLKKRAV, encoded by the coding sequence GTGAGGGAACTGTTTCTCCTCGAGGCGGACGCCGAGGAAGCGGGATGGCAGGAGCGTGCGTTGTGTGCGCAGACTGACCCCGAGGCGTTCTTCCCCGAAAAGGGTGGCTCGACCAGGGAGGCCAAGAAGGTCTGCCTCACATGTGACGTGCGGGGCGACTGCCTCGAGTACGCACTGATGAACGACGAACGCTTCGGTATCTGGGGCGGGCTGTCGGAGCGGGAGCGCCGCAAGCTGAAGAAGCGCGCGGTCTGA
- the cofD gene encoding 2-phospho-L-lactate transferase: MRQITVLSGGVGGATFLQGLWHGIREGLLPGVDTDATITVVANTADDIWLHGLKICPDLDTVMYTLGDGIDPERGWGRRDETWGAKEELAAYGVEPTWFGLGDRDLATHLVRTQMLDAGYPLSEVTEALCRRWLAPVFGDRVRLLPMSDDRVETHVAIADTDSPSGRRVVHFQEYWVRLHAEVPVEALVFVGLDDSTPGPGVIDAITDADLVVLPPSNPVVSIGTILGVPRVREALVATRAPVVGLSPIIGGNHVRGMAHQMLTAIGVEVTAAGVGLHYGARSAGGILDGWLVDTQDADDAARVRDAGLPCDAVPLLMSSPEATAAMAAAAVSLVS, from the coding sequence ATGAGGCAGATCACCGTGCTCTCCGGTGGCGTGGGCGGCGCGACGTTCCTCCAGGGCCTGTGGCACGGCATCCGGGAGGGCCTGCTGCCCGGTGTCGACACGGACGCCACGATCACCGTGGTGGCCAACACCGCCGACGACATCTGGCTCCACGGCCTGAAGATCTGCCCGGACCTGGACACCGTCATGTACACCCTCGGCGACGGCATCGACCCCGAGCGCGGCTGGGGACGACGCGACGAGACCTGGGGTGCCAAGGAGGAGCTCGCGGCGTACGGCGTCGAGCCGACGTGGTTCGGGCTGGGCGACCGCGACCTGGCCACCCACCTCGTGCGCACCCAGATGCTCGACGCGGGCTACCCGCTCTCGGAGGTCACCGAGGCACTGTGCCGGCGCTGGCTGGCACCGGTCTTCGGCGACCGGGTCCGGCTGCTCCCGATGAGCGACGACCGGGTCGAGACCCACGTCGCCATCGCCGACACCGACAGCCCCAGCGGCAGGCGCGTCGTCCACTTCCAGGAGTACTGGGTGCGGCTGCACGCCGAGGTGCCGGTCGAGGCACTGGTCTTCGTCGGTCTCGACGACTCGACGCCGGGCCCCGGTGTGATCGACGCGATCACCGATGCCGACCTGGTGGTCCTGCCGCCCAGCAACCCCGTGGTCAGCATCGGCACGATCCTCGGGGTCCCCCGCGTCCGGGAGGCCCTGGTGGCCACCCGGGCGCCCGTGGTCGGCCTCTCCCCCATCATCGGTGGCAACCACGTCCGCGGCATGGCCCACCAGATGCTCACCGCGATCGGCGTCGAGGTCACCGCCGCCGGGGTCGGCCTCCACTACGGCGCCCGCTCGGCGGGCGGGATCCTCGACGGCTGGCTCGTGGACACCCAGGACGCCGACGACGCGGCGCGGGTGCGGGACGCCGGCCTGCCCTGCGACGCCGTACCCCTGCTGATGTCGTCGCCGGAGGCCACGGCGGCGATGGCGGCCGCCGCGGTCTCACTGGTCTCGTGA